The genomic window TCGCGGCTCCCCAGGAGCGAGTGTCGGCATGAAACTGGCCCTTCGCGTGCCCGGGGACTCGTGGCGCCGGCGTGCCACGAGTCTTCGACGGCGCGCGGGGGGACGGCTCCTCGAGGCCCGGGACCGGCTGGCGGAACGCACCGAGACGCAGCGTGCAGCCGTCCGCCCCGTCACCTCGGTCATCTCCCCGACCGCATGGGTGCTGGCGTGTCTCGTGGTGCTCTGCGTGTGGGCCGCGGTCCTGTGGCAGTGGGGCGAGGTGTGGTTCGCGGGAGGCTTCCTGGCGCTGGTGCTGCTCCTGGCCATTCCCTTCGTCCTCGGCGGCCACCATGTCGCAGCCGAGCTCCACCTGGGCCGCAACCGCGTCGTCGTGGGAGCACGGGCCCACGGCAGCCTGGTGGTGACCAACACCTCGAGCCAACGGATCCTCCCGCTGACGATCCAGCTGCCGGTCGGTCCCACGACGGCCGATTTCGATCTGCCGTCCCTGCACGGCAAGCAACGCCACGAGGAGCTCTTCGCGATCCCCACCAACAAGCGGGCGGTCCTGGACCTCGGCCCGGTACTGGCAGTGCGTGCCGACCCCCTGTGGCTGTTGCGCCGCGACCAGACACTCACCGAAGCGGACCTGCTGCACGTCCACCCGCGCACCGTCCCGATCGGCAGCTCGTCATCGGGGTTCATCCGGGACCTCGAAGGCAAGACGATCCGCAAGATCTCCGACCACGACGTCGCCTTCCACGCGCTGCGCGAGTATGTCCCCGGGGACGACCGCCGATTCATCCACTGGAAGACCAGCGCCCGCACCGGCACGCTCATGGTGCGCCAGTTCGAGGAGACCCGGCGCGCCCACCTGATGCTCGTCC from Janibacter cremeus includes these protein-coding regions:
- a CDS encoding DUF58 domain-containing protein, with translation MKLALRVPGDSWRRRATSLRRRAGGRLLEARDRLAERTETQRAAVRPVTSVISPTAWVLACLVVLCVWAAVLWQWGEVWFAGGFLALVLLLAIPFVLGGHHVAAELHLGRNRVVVGARAHGSLVVTNTSSQRILPLTIQLPVGPTTADFDLPSLHGKQRHEELFAIPTNKRAVLDLGPVLAVRADPLWLLRRDQTLTEADLLHVHPRTVPIGSSSSGFIRDLEGKTIRKISDHDVAFHALREYVPGDDRRFIHWKTSARTGTLMVRQFEETRRAHLMLVLSTRLDDYATDDEFELAVSIAGSLGTQTLRDDHTLSQMTSTTHLRSEHPVVLLDQLAGIDYEGMAPRLSETVRRLGSEISGASIAMIVVGSLASDADLRRARRHLSLDVRTIVVRVDPGAEIELRSMADVDSATLGSLDELPILMRGLADG